DNA sequence from the Rattus rattus isolate New Zealand chromosome 2, Rrattus_CSIRO_v1, whole genome shotgun sequence genome:
TGCATGTCCAAGTGGTATATAGTAGTATCACTGTTGTGAGGATGaattgttcctttgtttctgcttCCAATTTGGATGTTAGGAGAGTATGatggctgctatggacatagtggagtatgtgactttgttgtatgttggagtgcCATTTCGGTATATGCCTAgaagaggtatacctgggtcttcaggtattGCAATGTcaaattttttgaggaacctccagactgattcccagagtggttataccagcctgcaatcccaccaacaatggagtgttcctctttctctatatccctaccagcatctattgtcaactgagtttttgatcttagccattctgactgatgtgaggtaaaatctcagggttgttttgatttgcattcccctgatgacaaaggatgttgaacatttctccaAGTACTTGTCAACCATTGGACATTcttcagctgataattctttatttagcttgGTACCTTATTTTTCACAGGCTTATTTGATTCATAGGAGACGAAgatcttgagctctttgtatatattgaataataGTCCTCTACCGAATGTACAAtgggtaaaggtcttttcccaatctgttggttgccatttcttcctaatgacaatgtcctttgtcttacaaagactgcatttttatgaggtcccatttctcaattctgGATCATAGAATGTAATACATAAGTGACAAAATATATTGTCTCTGTTGCAAGGGTGAATTGTTCCTGGGTTTGTACTTCCAGTATGGATGTTAGGAGATTGTGGTGGCTGCATTCTAATTGATAGGGAACTGCTTCTAGACATTTCTTCACCTCAGCTTAGCTAGTGTGTTTCTAGAGAATACCAAATGATATTGGAAACTGGGAAGTTGGGAGACTTTGGGGAAAGACATTTAGGAGagatctttgtttttccttttggatgGGGTAAAAGTGGAATGGAACACTATAGCAGATTTCCTGCTAGGGAACTTGGGATGAGACTGGAGCAACTGGACCTACAGAAGCAGGAGAGGTGTTCTCTTaaaatttctattgctgtgaagacataccatgaccatggcaattcctCTAAAGGAAAACTTTCACTGAAGTTTGGCTTAtattcaaaggtttagtccattgtgatAATGTTAAAAAGTACAACTGCATTCAGGCAGATATGGTATCAAAAGGATAAGCTGAGAGGTCTGCAGATGGGCCGTAAGGAAGCATGAAGGCAAAGTTACACCAATCTTGGCTTAAGCCTGTGAAACTTCAGAGCCCTGTCCCAGTGACACACTCTCTCCAATGCTAGACTTACTTTAAGTAGGCTATATCTCCTAGTAGTGCTACCTACATAACCATTTCCATTCAATCTCCCATAGCTCTGAATCTGTCTCCAGATTAATTGTTGGCCTGCATGAGCATAAGAAACCCTATGTTGGTTTAAAGTGTGTGCTGCAGTTTGGGACTGGAGCAAAGTACCAACTGAGGAGGGAAAAATTGAACTAGGGAGATTTGTGGAATTGACCGGACATAGGAAGTGAGGAAAGGCATGGTTGCCACAAATGCTCTGCTGCAGACCTGGGGATGATACAAGGACAATAAACAGAGGGGAATAAAACAAATGCTATTCTGTTTTGAAGACAGAGTCACCTGTAGTCTAAACTGATATCTAAGTTGATAAATAGCTGAGGACATGCTTGTATTCCAAATCCAATGCTGTAGGATCAAGAGTGGGAACATCACATGCTTACATAAAAATTGTATGGAATTTTTAGAACATAAATgtgcatttgtttacatttcaaccATGTTTACTGACAAGCAACAAGAAGCaaaaataaccattttatttaatattataacaCAAAAGTTTTATGTATAAAcaagcatgaaaataaaaatacaagtttaCAAATATTAGGAAAAGGTGACTACAAAAAAGGGCAGATGTTCTCGAGGAAGATTAAAATGCAGAGACCATAGCTGGATTATGTCCTTTCTTTATATTAGAAATGAAGCAACAGTGAGAAGAATGAGAATCAGTGCAATTGAATACAAAGGGACTGAGTGTTGGAAAGGCAAGTGACATCAGTATAGAAATATTTAGCAGCCAGGGTGTTAGGTGCTCAGTTTGGGTTATCCAAAGTGATAAGATGGAAGATATAgagtaaaagaagagaaacatgatCACTAGGAGCAGGATAGTCTGTGTGGCTCTGTCTTCATGAGCAGATTTTTGGGACAAGCTGTGACTATGGATGTACTGTACTTGCTGCTTGTGCTTGTGTAGGACAAGGATCGTGGAACCACTGGTCCATGCCATGATGACCAGACACATTACATCACTCAGGGAGAAAATCACTCCTGAGAATAAGAAACCCAATCTCTCTGGAATGGTTAAGCAACAGTAGTTGTGGATTCCTTTGGTAGTCAGGTTTTTATTATTTGGTGGGGCATTTACAATCTTAGTTACCTGTATATTGAGCATGAGGTGCAGCATCcagcaaaggaaacagcaggTGCCAATCCACTTTGAGGACCTAATTCTGAGGCTCAGCCACCCAGACATATTGGGGCGAAGCTTAATGGCCCGAAAGCCACTGAGGAGGGAGGTGGTACTGAGAGAGACACCTCTGGCCACTCTGTACAAATAGAGATTAAGTTTGCAACCAGCCTCCCCCAAGAAAGTTGTGAGTCCAAATGTGGCCACTGTCTGAGGGATCCCTTTGGAGAGAAGAACCAGATTGTTTGTTATGATAAACTGATTGATAATCAAGTTTGTGGGTCGCCTCACTTGTGCAGTGAAAAATGGGAAGTTATAcagatgaaagagaaaggaattgcCAAGGATTCCAGCAGTGGTCTGAATGAGGAACATCATTCCCCAGTTTAAGTTAATGGTAAATAAGGCATCCATTTCTAGGAGAGAACTGTGAGTTTCCTGTATTTGAATCAGAGAAATATGATGATGGATAGTTacttatggtggtttgaatgagaaaatcCCCAGAGACTTACAGTATTTGAATAATTTCTACagagttggtggcactgtttatGACATTATGATTCTTCAGGGAATGATGCCTTGCTGGAGAATGGCTAtcactgggaggaaggaaggaagacttgaGTGTGGAGAGCTTGGCCCcatattctgtgatttttcttgtgtgttttatcTTCCAGTCTCTTGTTGCTCCCTCGCACTTCTTTCATGGTTCCGTTATCTCACCTGGCATAATAGACTATCTTTATGgagcaataagaaaaaaacaaattcctCTCATTTCTACGTTATGTTTggttataatttttattacagcATCAGATAGAGCCAGTATAGTTAACTCATCAAGAAATGTTCCTTCCATCAAAAAATGTCTGTCATGAAAATTAACATTAGCAGACCCTTTTTAGATGCACAAGAACTTTGAACAGCATTGTTGGTAGGCACACATTCAAAGCTCTACACACAATCACTGGAAACTTCAGTGGTTTGGCCTGGCTCTGATAAAGTGCTGTGAAGCTCTGTACCTGACAAAAAAGTTCATTTTACCATATACCTTTGAGGAAACACCAGTGTTTACGAAAGGAAAAATCACATTTTGCACAGAtcaatttttcatcttttatctttaaaatgcttAAGTAAATCACCAATTTCAGAAACAGCCTTGTGAGAATCAGTAAGCAATGCACAGAAGAAAGTACTGAGCCAAGCTACTCCAAAGTTATCTTCCTTCTTGTATGTGCTTACAAGAttatggctcagcagataaagctGTCACCAGACTAGATCACCTGTGTTGGATCCATTGGATGTATGTGGTAGGAGAACAAACTACATTTCTACAAATGCCTTCCAAATTAACAACAGTGCATATGAACACAAAAACATGTATGTGATAAAGGAAGGTagagagtggagagatggcttgatgtTTAAGATTTCTTCAGCCATTGTTAGAAAACCTGGCTTTAGTTCCCAACACACTCCTTGTTAAGTTCACAGCttcctgtaatttcagctccaggagTTTGTCTATCTCTTTTGGACTCCCTAGGCACTGTACTCAATtgtacaaatatatgtgtgcatgcacatatgtgcacacaacacatacacacctgagAATAGAAGAAATACATCTGTAAAAGATATAAAGGATAAAACTGTAATATCTTAAGCATATATAATACCAATGCTTGTTTCTAGAATAATTCATAAGTAATCAAACACTTGCTTAGGATGGACAAGGCCCAGGTTTTAATACTCATTATCGTGTTCAgacataaaaaaac
Encoded proteins:
- the LOC116894716 gene encoding vomeronasal type-1 receptor 1-like — translated: MDALFTINLNWGMMFLIQTTAGILGNSFLFHLYNFPFFTAQVRRPTNLIINQFIITNNLVLLSKGIPQTVATFGLTTFLGEAGCKLNLYLYRVARGVSLSTTSLLSGFRAIKLRPNMSGWLSLRIRSSKWIGTCCFLCWMLHLMLNIQVTKIVNAPPNNKNLTTKGIHNYCCLTIPERLGFLFSGVIFSLSDVMCLVIMAWTSGSTILVLHKHKQQVQYIHSHSLSQKSAHEDRATQTILLLVIMFLFFYSISSILSLWITQTEHLTPWLLNISILMSLAFPTLSPFVFNCTDSHSSHCCFISNIKKGHNPAMVSAF